The genomic segment CCAGCACTGGTACTATCCGGTGATTCTGTCACTTTGGGCATCAGTGGGACAGATAATGAACGACGAGTATCGAACCCCGTCCAGCAGGTGGCGCTGCTGCGCTAGTGAACTGTGTGAAAACCAACATAAAACTCATAGAAGATAATTTGAGTTGATGAATAACTGTAAACCGTTTTGTACAGTCACTGGATTTTGGTATTCGTTTATATGTTGCACATTTCgataaaaatctgccaatgctGGATCAAAATTAATTAGTCAGCGGTTCATTTTAAACTTACTTCGTGTCCTTTTGGAAACTGTCTGCAGAAACGTCGCTACTCTCATAGTGAGGGTCGCAGTTACTTACCTGTTCTTACCCGAGGAATAACGAAGATGGGAACAGCGCTGATTTATGATGACGAGATGACCAAGTACAAACTGCTCTGGGTTGAGTGAGTAGTAAATCCATGTTTACGTTTATAAAGCTAACGTGGCTAATAAGAAAAGTCTTCAAATGTCTTTTCTGCAAATGTCCAACCTCATTTGGGTGTAGCTTAGCATGCCTAAAGTATATCAAGGAGTAAATATTTCATACTGTAATTTCACTGAACGGGTAACTTCATCAAATAAGTTATTAGTTTTAGACAGATCACACTGGCTAAAATGTGTGATCTGTCAGAAGTCATGGGAACCTAAGTTGTTCCTTGTTGCTGGCACGGTTAGTTAGAGAAGACACCCGTTTTGGTTATTACGGTTGCACTTTGTTCGGTCACTTTTAACTGAGAATCTCAGGTCACAGATTTCAGTGTTACACCCACCCGGCCCGTTATAGCTGCTGCACCACCTGTTTAAAAACGTTGCGAAATAGTTTTATTCTTTTGGACTGATTGAGGTCTAGATATGGTTTAACTTTCGCAGTTAAAAAATGAGTAAATGCAGTTGTGATATTTATTATGTTTGTGACtccaaaaaatgtcaaaatgtgcCGCAAATACTCTGAAGTTTGAGGCTCATGCGTTTATTTTGGAAAGACAACGAGCTTTGACCACCAGCTTTTGTCTATTTGCAGTTTTACTGCTGAAATAAATGTCTTTGTCTGAACAGTGCAGTGTTGCTGGGTTTATTCGCTTtgtttttggctgctccctttaggggtcgccacatCTCCCTTAATTTCACCCTAtcctagcatcctcctctgatATACCAACCCTTtacatgtcctccttcactacatctatGAACATCTGAATCttaacatcttcagctctgtCATCATCAAaggcaggtctcactaccatcttgtaaaccttccctttcactcttgctgcaattccacaaatcacccctgacattCATCTGCACAGACTCCACCTGTGTGCACTCTCTTCTTTACCTCTCTTCTGCACATTCTGTTGCTTTGGTTATCTCCTTTACAAAGTCATATTTAGCAAATTGCTGTTTTCCATATCTAACTTCTACAGAGGTCATTCGGcatgtctcactgtgtcttttatatattttttatgtttttatgtaagAGGTGAAAGAAATAGAATAGTAAAATGGATCAGTGTCAGTTTATTTTCTAATTAACAAATATTCATAAagtgtgtaatgttttcctgCAGTCCAGCTTGTAAGATTGAGGTGCCTGagcgtctgactgtgagtcatGAGGCTTTGGTCAGGACTGGCCTGGCTGATCGCTGCGTCTCCGTACCTGTCCGTGAGGCCACGGACGCAGAAATTCTGCTGGCTCACAGGTCATCTTGTCTAACTCTTTTCATCAAGGTATGATATAGTTTAGATATTTGTCTCAATTCACTGAGCTGCGTTTACTTTGCTCCTCTCAACAGTGAGGAATACCTGGAGGCAGTGAAGAAGACTCCTTACATGAGTCTGGAGGACCTCATGGAGCTCACTCGTCAGTACGGTGACGTCTACTTCCACCCAGTAAGTCTCCTGCTTAACAGCTGAGCAAAGGAACAGAAAATCCGTATCTGACATCCTCTTCTGTATGTCATTTACCATCCTAGAACATCTACCACTGTGCCAAGCTTGCTGCTGGTGCTGCACTGCAGCTGGTAGACAGTGTTATGACGGGGAAGGTGAGGAATGGCATGGCTTTAGTCAGGTGAGGCTGAGATACAGCAGTTCTGATATGCACTCAGTGCTTGTTTTAGTATTAGTGCCTTTGTTTTGTCCATTATTGCTAAGTTAATAGGAATATAAATATCAGGTTAAAACTCTTAACatttaaattcatatttttactaGTTTATTAGCAACTAACTTTTCAGTAGTTAATGGGCAAAGTGGGCAACAACAAGTGTAAAAATCGCAACGCATGAACtgcttcttttttattattaatagaCCACCAGGACACCACAGTATGCGCAGTGCTGCTAATGGTTTCTGTGTGTTCAACAATGTGGCTATAGCGGCTCGATATGCTAAGCAGAAGTATGGAGTCCGAAGGTAATGTGACTTTTAGTCTTTATGCTTATTCTGGGAACCATTAAAGATGTTAACGATCCAAAAATCCACAGCTATATGCATTCACCTCAGATTTTGTCTTCAGGGTGTTGATAGTTGACTGGGATATACATCATGGTCAGGGGGTGCAGTATTGCTTTGAGGATGATCCCAGGTGAGTCTTTGATGAAGGAGAAGCGGATGCTGCCTGCTTGCATTTCAATTTCTGCTCACTGCGtttgttgttttccttttcacagCGTGCTCTACTTCTCTTGGCACCGCTATGAGCATCAGAAATTCTGGCCTCATCTGAGAAATTCTGACTATGACATTGTTGGCAAAGAGAAAGGGGCAGGATTCAATATAAATGTACCATGGAACAAGGTCAGAAATATGCCATTTGCTTTCCTGATTGTGTGTGTACaagctgtatgtgtgttttattccatttaCTGAAAAGACCTCATCGTGATATTTCAGGTGGGCATGGAAAATGGCGACTATCTGTCAGTCTTCTGTCACGTCCTTCTGCCAGTTGCATATGAGGTGAGCCATTCCGAAAATGAACTTTTTCCTACCTAAAGGCAGGTGATCTATGAAATGCTTTGTTTAAGCATACAACTGTTTTTGATAGTTTTGCCCAGACTTAGTCTTGGTGTGTGCGGGATTTGACTCAGCCATCGGTGACCCAGAGGTATGACATATTTATTAATGTCATTATCTAATTACATGCATGCACTATAAACCTCTGCATCCACTCGTTTACTGTTATACTTATTTTTAGGGTGAGATGTGTGCCACTCCAGATGTCTTTGCCCATCTGACTCACCTGCTGATGAACCTAGCAGGAGGAAAACTGTGTGCTGTGCTGGAGGTCAGGCCGCCCAGCCTATACAGCTAAAACatggaaacaagaaaacagcctgtTAATGTTCTGTTGTCTGGgaacttgtgtttttgtgttttccagGGGGGATACAACTTGACTTCCCTCGCCCAATCTGTGTGTCAGACAGTCCAGACATTGCTTGGAGATCCTGTGCCGAGACCTGCAAGCCTCAACAGTCCATGTATAAGGTGTGCATCACAATCAGTCAAATTTGTGTTTcaaagtttgtgtgttttatagctgcagcaatttaattcttctttttcagtGCACTCGAATCTCTTCAGTGTGTCCGATCAGCTCATAAGGCCTATTGGTCGTGCCTCAAACATGCAGGTAACCATAACAGAGCCTTTAGGGGACATGAGGCTGCAGGAGTCTGATAACCTCATTTCTTTTTACTTGTTTCCATCCTCAGTTAAACTGAGTAGCATCACTTAGCTGAGAGTTTGCTAGCTGTACTTCACGTTTACTTCTGTTTGAACTTCTCATCACAATAAAAGACATGGTCTCAAAAAAGTTACTCCCTTCTTCAGCTGATCTTCCCACCTCCACCATCAGCACCAAACGGATTAAATtaagagaaggagaagaaactACAGAGaagggaggagaagaagaaaaggacgCGGAGGAAAAGGTGTGGCCTGAGCCTCCAAAACGTGTCACTCCTCCAGTATGTGCTGCTTTAGTGCTCCCTGATGACGTGGCTTGCCCGGAGGGATGCGAACGCTTCAGCTTCTCAGAGGATCTTGACCCACTCTTAGCCAGCAAGTTAAGGTATGGATGAGTGGTTTGTTGTGGCTCATTTCAGTTCATGGTTTTCACTGTAACTGGgtttgaaatctttttttttttctctaaaacaAGGGAGAGTTTCCTCAGAGATGCCGATGACAGTACTGCTCTTATAACCGTCTCCAGTCTTATAGCCCTGACAGAGAAAATGGGGAAGAATGAGGTAAAGCCAcaatgttgtttgtttcttatatGTGAGTGCTATTATGTTCTCATGTCTTGTAAATACAGTTTGTGCTTTGCTGACCTGCCTACATGATATCATTCTAATTCCCGGCTCTCAGATCTGCAGTGGCCTTGCACTGGTCCGTGATGTCACCAAGGCGATGACAAGCATTGTTCAGCATGTTACAACTGTTCTCAGCAACCGGTATAACACCCTGGACTTAATCAAATCTTACACATTCTGCTTTTTTAAATATCAGCTAGTGATTAAAAATGATTAGAAAtatttttacaggaaacacacacacagaatatgCTTAGTCGCTTTGCAAAGGAAGTGCAACCCCAATTCCAAAAATGTTCAGCGTGCTGTGCAATGTAAAATTTTATAAAATTAAATCAGAATTGGatgaaatgatttgcaaataTCATAgatccatattttatttacaaaaaaataatatgaaatgtttaatcctgagaaaaaaaaacagtggtcTTTTGCAATTTTATGGcagcaacacattttaaaacagttaGTACAGGGCCATGTTTACCGCTGTGTCGTGGGCTGAGCCTATCCCATCTGTCATAAGGCAAGAGGAAAGTCACCAGTCTCATATAAACTTGTAGCTCAGATTCGCACCTACAgcaaatttagaatcaccacttAATCTAActccatgcatgtctttgggagTTATTTGGaactaatatttttatgtacttTTTGGTTAAATAATCTAAATAAAATATCAGTATCCTTCTTGTGTTGTGAACAAGTGAAGTCATTTTCTTTATACAGACAGATTTTAGGACTGCAACAGTAGTAAAAAATATCACTTGGAAGTGAAGATACTTGCAAAGCACAACTATGCCACACCCACAGAGGTGCAAGTTAACATGATAAATATAGCCTACTAAATATACCGCTGGAGTGTGCATGTATACTAAAGTTTTATTAGCAAGATTGCAATCTGCTTTGTTAAAACTTGTCTTTATATATGCAGCGTTTTGGTCGTCTGTGTGGGTGACGGGAATGTCCCAAGCCATATTACAGAAGACAGGCAAGTATCATTTATGCTCTCTGTTTTAGTCTTAGTAAAATTCCAAACTATAAAGCACAATTGATACAATAAAACACACTATTTGTCCATAACGGCGAGGACAGCATGCTGACAAAATCATTCTGTTTTCAGGGAAACAGTTGTGGTGCAGATGGGCAGTGCACAGACAGCCGAAGAGAGCTGCAAATATTACATTCGTGTGTGTCTGAAGAAGGTACTGCTGCTTGCTTTGTAATCACATTTAATGTTTGCCAGAAATATACACTCACACATCTCGCTGGTCAGCATTAGAACTCCCTTTTCTTTAAAACTGCGtcattaaatattcagtttctgaATTATTACAGTTTCTAGACAGAAACCTTTATGAGACAGCTCTTAAAGGTGACTGAGATGTATTTTTCTGCACAGACAATTTGAGtagttgttttggggggttttgttttttaaatgtgtttaaatgcATTTGTTTGTTCTCCCACAGGGCTGCAGTGACACATCAGGGTTCGTTCAGGCTGTGTTTGGCCTCCTCCTGCCCCTTGGGTATGAATATGACCCCAGTCTTGTTGTGTTGGTTCGGATGCCAGATAGTGGagtgagtgacagtttgtggcAACAACTAACTGGCCTACTGCAGAGCTTTGCACTTGGACATACACTGGTGCTACTGCAGGTAAGAGTGCTGGGGAAGATTTCAAAAAGGTACACTAGATGTCTTCAACAATGTAGTGCTGCCAGGCAGGAGCTCTGGAGATACATGGTTggatggatgtagtgaagaagGATATACAAAGTGTTGGTGTGACAAaagaggatgctagggatagggtgagGCAGACGATCTACTCTGAcaacccctaaagggagcagctgaaagaagaagacagtaGATGTCCTCTAATTCTGCTATATTGTGAAACCTTAAGAAGCATTTTAAGAGGAGTTGGCAGGATGTTTGCATACTTAGTGTTCAGtattaatttatttactttttaatttcaggaggaggagaaggcgCTGGTCGGACTCACGGCGTCCTCCCTCCTCGGTAACCCAGCCCCCTCTCTGAAGCAACTTCAAGCCCCACTAACAGAAGACGTGGAGGCCATAGAGAGGCTGAGACACAGGCTGCAGGCAGACTGGAAACTTCTTCAGACCACAGGTGAGTGAAGCAGCATCACATTTGAAATCAACATAAATATCCACAGATCTTAGTATAACTGCTACTGTATTAACGGGACTTTCTGTCTTCTAAAAACAGCACCACAGACtcaaagaagtgatgaacactGAGGATGGAGGGTGTCGTATGGACTTTTTGATACTTTATTTTTGGTAAATTATAACAGCAGTTGTCTTGCTGCTTAGAAATTATGCATGTGTTATAATATTAATTCAAGCAAAATCGCAATCAACGCAAGCTTTCGCCATctcataaaaaatgtatttaatgacTTAAACTGTGTTTAAGTTATTTGGTAAACTGGATTAACCTGTACTGTTGTATCAGCGTATGAGCGTTATCAGCCTTGTTGACTAAACAAAGATGATGACGTTAACAGATCTCCAGCTGACATTTATCTCTTTTGTCACAACAGTTTTCTACTGGTTACATTTTGATTTTTGgaattttcatttcttttaacaggaagatcCACTTGGATCAAAATCAGTTTCACAGGACACCTAGCCAAGTGTGAAGAGCTACAAGCTAATGAATTTCACAGCAACATAAAAATTATTTAAGCAATCACTGATCAAAATTGCtatactttctttttttgtgtgtgccatTCACATGATTGAATAGTTGACTGATTTCTGCTGTAAGTTGAAATCTTGTGTCTTGTATAGCATTCATGTCATGTAATTTAACATGAAGGTTTCATAAGCAACTTTGATATTCTCTGTAATAAATGTTacatttgtaaaagaaaaaaatggctgCCAaatagttgttttgttttgagttttttcGCCCCAAGGTATCAGTATTGTGGTTTGAACATCAGCATTGTATTGCTATGTTTCCCCACAGAGGTGTTGTTGACCACCAGGGAAGCTGTTTGAGTAGGCTTGCATGTTCACTCTCAACCTTTGAGGGCACATTTAACAGTTTATAGAGCTCTTCAGTCTTCATTCAAGTAAGGAGACCTCTTTTCTGCTGGTCTATATGTATTGGCCCTGCAATCCACTGGTGACAGGTCCAGAGTGTAGCCCTCTATTGCTGGGTGACAGCTGGGAAAGACGTCAGCCTCCTCATGATCCAGAGTTAGATAAGAATACAAATAGATGGCAAAGCTGATAGATAAATCACACTAACTATACAATTCAAAGGTTTGGCATTGATCATAGAAATGCAAATCttatatattgtattttaatgtaatttttcactaCTTTTTACAAGCATAAATCTAGAATCtaactttttatatttattttctttttcctgttgtAACAGCTGTGAAAGGTGATGTTCTGAAATGATCTCTGCATATCTTTGAATTCAGAGATCACCGCAATTCTTTGTAAGCCATGTGTCTTGTGAGACTCACACCAGAAGACTTTTGAGCCTCTCATCATGTGAGATAGAAATGGGTGAGTCATCTGGTCACCTAAACTGGAAGTTAATTCAGTACAGTTTAAGTCATGGGTCACATACATCCCAGTTTGATCTCAAGTGTGCCAGACCAGTAATACCatgtataaaaaacaaacaaaagccttGTTTAATTTCTTGTTTCCTTTATTTCCATTTGGGCTGTAGCCAAGATTTTAAAACTGAAACCACAGGTGATCCTGGCTCTACTGTCATTACATTGTGTCTTACAGTTTAGCTGCAACTAAACAGTGGTACTTAATATTTTCATGAACAGTGATGTGTAAATCTAGAAACAGTTTTAGGTTTCCAATTTCCACTCCTGTGTAATGATACGATCACCACAAAATGAATAATTCGTTATACTGAGATAGGTAAAAAGAGTAATTTATTGGTTAACTCCAATGGCTTGGTATGGACGTTTTTTTGGGGGAGGCTATCTGTTGTGCCCCCCTCAAACCCATGGGATGACGCACACGTTGCTTCCCAATCCGACCTGCGGGTGGCGCTGTTGGCGAACCGGCGAAGCAACGAAGGTGAATCAGTGGTTTATGTAGATGCCCACCAACCGTCGCTCCTGCTGTTGTTTGCCTGTCTGTTGTCACTGTGGTTGGACCGTTTTCCTGTGCCTGAACGCAGCACAGGGAGGAGTGAGCCTTATtaacggagcactgtgagagggagagagagtgagcttaggtacacagagacacaaacatgtCCGGGGCTCCGACCGTGTCTACGAACCCTCAGAccgcaaaaatgaaaaaagacgAGTCCTTTCTCGGGAAATTAGGAGGAACCCTGGTCCGGAAGAAAAAGTCCAAAGAAGGTGGGCCATtcgcagttttgtttttcttatttttgttttacatgaTGGAAGAtccccatttttctttttcctgctcGTGTTTCTGTCCATGGTGCTGCAGTCTGCGCTATGGAAATATTCTCCTGTGGGGCATCACTGGCAGCTGATTCACTGACTGTTCACATGACATCTAACAAGAGGTGTTCATTGTTGCTTTAACCCGACTTGTGCTTCTTGTTCCCCTTGTTTAATGTAGCCAGTTGATAAATTCAGtgattttaagtttaaattatgttattgtaGTTCAGATACAGTTAAAGACGTATACACGAGTCAAGGAAACCGAATTCATTTGTGATGAAGAGTGGCACAAAGCTTCACAGCAAGTCCACGGGCTTGGCACATGAGGCAAGTACATATAAATAGATCACACACTAAGAGACCGGAATCCAAGTTTATGAAAATAAACATGAGTGTCATTGCTATTCTAGCAGGACTAGTCACAATTATCAACTATTTTGTGCTCTCCCACAACAGTCCCTGAGGCAGCTGTGAAATTTAACGCCTGTGTGTGCAttacagtgtttgtgctttctaTGTGTGCTCTCCAGCCATGTGTTTGTAATCTCCACTCAAGGGCGGTCGCCAGAAGGCACACAGAGGCATTTTAATGGGTTAGCAGTCCCATTTTAAAGGGTATTTAAGACCCTCAAACCACTTTAATTTGCTTAAATATGCATAAAATGAAGCACATGGTGTCActgtaaatacacagaaaatagtTCACAAaataattcacagaaaataGATTACGCGCTACATCTTCCGTAAGTTGTCTTATTTATTACTAGTCAAGACATTTGAATAAGCAAAAATTTCCCAAACTATGTAGATCTGTTGTCTTAAATCAGATTCATGCGATTTTAGATGGAACACGTTTGCATTTTTATGTCTGGTTAGACACTTTCTGCATCTTTCTTTGTAACTCCCGTCCTAATAGTGGAGTAACCATTAGTTACAGTCTcagtgtactgtatttcattgattatttttcacaacaaataaaacagtaaGTTTTAAGGaggtaaaaaaacagaaatatgctGATGACTACTGAGAGAGTTAATTAGATGATAACTGAGAGGTGGAGTCCTGTGCACTAAGTAAATTACAGTAATAGTCCTGCTGTTTGAACTTGAGCTTAAAGCTTCAGCCTATTCTGCTTCAGTGAGCTAGATTTGCTGTCCATCAGTATAACTTGCACAACCAACTTGGCAGCCAGCATTTCTCACAAGTAATTTATATATtacttttcttttggttttcagAGTCATACTGCTCAGATTTAATGGCTGTAAAGCTGTACCATTTCTGATTTTAGCATTAATAGCAGGTTGTGGTAAAGAGAAAGCTGCAACGCAATGTGACAGTTAACTTATAAACGCTCCAGAACCTCACATTAATTTCGCCAACACGCAGCTCTCATTGCTACATGTGATGACTATTTCAGATGTGGACAGCCAATCCAATAAAGCCACAGAACCAGTGCCTGCATTTCTTGCAGTTTGTGAGAGCGCAGTGCCCCTGTGTGGTCAGTGGGTATTAAAGCTCACATAAAACGCAGTTCTGTGCAAGGGAGGTCATATTGACGTTTCAAGGGAATATCAGTATAACAAAAGAAAGGCATGTGACTTTGTGTTGCTAATGGAGCGCAGCATGTTGGTTTCTGTTACTTgcgagcagtgttggtcaagttacttgaaaaaagtaatcagtaactaattactgattacttccccccaaaagttatcccgttactttactgattacttattttcaaaagtaaataattacttagttacttagttactttttaaaaacacgatttacaacctgaataggtaataaagcgatagatctttcagcccaattctactttttctgcataattcatcatacaaaatgtaatcaaatggaaaagtctctttttaaaacttgttttattagttttaatcttttaactttatgcatcaagcaaaaattaaattatatgcaacattctctgaccagaagaaatttgtttaacatttaaacctattttctgcacattccagcacataaaataaaatatgtttttgtgtttacactcactctttcaaatagatgcaagtaaaacacagcagaaaataaattaaatcaaagactagcagtcctgttgctctattttcacctataaagcaggagtgggttaggcggaggtttaccctggtgcaggtgtgctgcagcggtcagtggaagaatctgcgagtttctctgtgaatttcataTTACGttgtagcgcactcggtgcttgcttggaagtttaggggtttaaaaagaaattttcttcccacgcagtgaacagtggacactaatgtttttgtcactttttatggaatcaaactcaaagtaaggtcagtacttccacgctttaaacgctgcaggctcatactctctccgcactcaatattatccattgttgatctgcagacagctgttgtcacaaacgtcgcactcgcttacgtcactgtcatgagacattctcgcaaaaaatcacggttttagtaacgcagtaaggcagcgttcctacgtgaaagtaacggtaatctaattaccgtttttgcaatagtactcccttacattactcgttacttgaaaaaggtaatcagattacagtaacccGTTacttacaagtaacgcgttactacCCATCTCTGCTTGCGAGTGTGACGCTTTATCTCCCTTAAAGGAAACGCCCAGCAGTTGCTGGAAAAATGCTTCACTTCTGATGAATAATTGGCGATGGGAGTTTGCACTCCTCAGCACCGCTTCCTCTTACTCAATTAAAAGATGTTGCTTCAGGCGATGTGatgatttatttctttaatgCTCGTAATGCAACGTGTACTggtatgtaaaaaaaagaaaagaaaaaaaaacagagagggagatATGGTGCTTCTATAACACAATataaagttgttgttgttttttttattttgatggcAGTGGTCTGTTCCAGGATCAGATTGTGTACCACTGAACTCATTGGCacacatataaatacatttatatgtGTAGCAACATGCTAAATGACTGTGTTTTTAGGAAAGTGCACTACATTTTATTTGCAGTAAGCTCCATGCGTTTTAGTTTTAGAGttcatgattttaaaaatttCCATTTGAGTTATCCCAGTCAGGTAAAACTTGCATTGTAGGCGTCAATCTATCCTTAACCTCAAACAGGTCACTGTGGATGTGGTGTATTTAAGAGCTAAATACTATGCTTTGCACCACCATCACCAAAGCACCAATTTAGGGAATGTTATTTTGGAATAATGGAAGTCCTTCCCTTCAAAAGAGTTTTGAGACTTGAAGAATCAATGCCAGGGTGTTGTATGTGGATAGTTAATATTGGTTCATATTCCTGCATTTCTGGAGCTGGTCTCACACAGAACAAGTGTGTCTTTTTTCCTCGATAAGCTGACAGGAAGTCTGCTTTTCACTGACAAGGCTACTTCCTTTTGTCAGCAGAAGGCATGTTGTAATAATGATAGTTTAGTGAATAGGGAATGAGAAGATTGTGTCTTGTCACATCCTTAACATTCAGGAGGGTGTTTGAGCTGAACACACAAAGCATACATGAATTACAAGTTGTTGTAGGATGGATGCTGACAACAGTAAGTGATCAGTGTTTCTTACCAATGTTTcaattttctttatttcctcttttttaatttttaaaaagcacattttttataatgtatatttatatatttttaaagtgcaGGTTATACAAAACTGCTAAACACAGAATATATTTAGGATAATGTTGATTTGCTTTTAAAAATATCGTTTGCCCTTTATTGCACTCATTATATTTGCTATTTAAAAGTTTAGCTtccacaaaatgtattttatgtttcAAGCAGTTGTGCAAGTACTTGATCAGGGTGGCTCATTTCAGTAGATCCTGTTGCGTAAAAACTTGaaagaaacagcaaaaaaaagtgtatttatAAGTTTCTTAATAGGAGCTTTTGCAAAATGTCGTTCGACAGTGCACAGTTAGTACCAACATGGGCATTGTTAAAGTAATTCAAGCACTACAGTACTCATTGGAGAGtgctgaaaatgtaattttcttctATAAAAATGGCTCGTTAATATTGTCTGATATGCTACATTCACTAAGAGTTGGCAGATGTATGCTTCTGCTAATATGTTGTTCCTGAAAAAATTATCCTGGATTAAATAGCTTTGGA from the Oreochromis niloticus isolate F11D_XX linkage group LG7, O_niloticus_UMD_NMBU, whole genome shotgun sequence genome contains:
- the hdac10 gene encoding polyamine deacetylase HDAC10; this encodes MGTALIYDDEMTKYKLLWVDPACKIEVPERLTVSHEALVRTGLADRCVSVPVREATDAEILLAHSEEYLEAVKKTPYMSLEDLMELTRQYGDVYFHPNIYHCAKLAAGAALQLVDSVMTGKVRNGMALVRPPGHHSMRSAANGFCVFNNVAIAARYAKQKYGVRRVLIVDWDIHHGQGVQYCFEDDPSVLYFSWHRYEHQKFWPHLRNSDYDIVGKEKGAGFNINVPWNKVGMENGDYLSVFCHVLLPVAYEFCPDLVLVCAGFDSAIGDPEGEMCATPDVFAHLTHLLMNLAGGKLCAVLEGGYNLTSLAQSVCQTVQTLLGDPVPRPASLNSPCISALESLQCVRSAHKAYWSCLKHAADLPTSTISTKRIKLREGEETTEKGGEEEKDAEEKVWPEPPKRVTPPVCAALVLPDDVACPEGCERFSFSEDLDPLLASKLRESFLRDADDSTALITVSSLIALTEKMGKNEICSGLALVRDVTKAMTSIVQHVTTVLSNRVLVVCVGDGNVPSHITEDRETVVVQMGSAQTAEESCKYYIRVCLKKGCSDTSGFVQAVFGLLLPLGYEYDPSLVVLVRMPDSGVSDSLWQQLTGLLQSFALGHTLVLLQEEEKALVGLTASSLLGNPAPSLKQLQAPLTEDVEAIERLRHRLQADWKLLQTTAPQTQRSDEH